One genomic region from Maridesulfovibrio frigidus DSM 17176 encodes:
- a CDS encoding NCS2 family permease, producing MKNFIDNYFQIKQHGSTISREIIAGMTTFTTMAYIIVVNPKILEAAGIPFGPSMVATIISAFFGTMAMGLYAKRPFAVAPYMGENAFIAFTVVKVMGYSWQTAIGAIFIGGMLFVIFTTTGIRTWMISAIPKNLKNAFVVGIGLFLTFIGLNTTGIVVLGVPGAPTHLGNLSSTSTLLAIGCFFLIALLMARKVSGAIIIGITATTVTAFFLGIASPPTEFISMPPSLEPTFLQLDITGSFTWGFISVILTVFILDFLDTMGTLYAVSYRAGLLDENGDLPEIEKPLLVDAVTTVLASLLGTTTTGVFVESATGIEAGGRTGLTSVTTAMLFLAALFLEPILTTIPPCAYGPSLIIVGMLMIAPCKDLIVDDISELVPAFLVITLMSFTYNLGTGMTAGFIAYPFMKIVTGKTKEISLGIWVLCILSVVFFITCPH from the coding sequence ATGAAGAACTTTATCGACAACTATTTTCAAATTAAACAACACGGTTCAACCATAAGCCGGGAAATAATTGCCGGGATGACCACATTTACAACGATGGCTTATATCATTGTGGTTAATCCTAAAATTCTTGAGGCTGCCGGGATCCCATTTGGACCGAGCATGGTCGCTACAATCATCAGCGCATTCTTCGGAACAATGGCAATGGGTTTATATGCAAAGCGTCCCTTCGCTGTTGCCCCCTACATGGGCGAAAACGCCTTTATTGCGTTCACGGTTGTAAAAGTGATGGGCTACAGTTGGCAGACAGCCATAGGTGCTATTTTTATAGGCGGTATGCTTTTTGTTATTTTCACCACCACAGGTATTCGAACATGGATGATATCAGCAATCCCTAAAAATTTGAAAAATGCTTTCGTGGTAGGGATAGGTCTTTTTCTTACATTCATTGGCCTAAACACCACTGGAATTGTTGTATTAGGAGTCCCTGGAGCGCCAACCCACCTAGGAAATTTATCAAGCACATCAACTTTGCTTGCCATCGGATGTTTTTTTCTCATAGCCCTGCTCATGGCTCGAAAAGTCAGTGGAGCTATTATTATAGGTATTACCGCGACAACAGTCACAGCTTTCTTTTTGGGAATAGCTAGCCCTCCGACAGAATTCATCAGTATGCCCCCTTCATTGGAACCGACCTTTTTACAACTTGATATTACTGGATCATTCACATGGGGATTCATATCAGTGATCCTTACTGTGTTTATCCTTGATTTTTTAGATACGATGGGAACTTTGTATGCCGTTTCATATCGCGCAGGATTGCTTGATGAGAACGGAGATTTGCCCGAAATCGAAAAACCTCTACTGGTAGATGCAGTGACTACCGTTTTAGCGTCACTCCTCGGAACCACCACAACTGGAGTATTTGTAGAATCCGCTACAGGGATTGAAGCGGGAGGCAGAACAGGACTTACCTCCGTAACAACGGCCATGCTTTTCCTCGCAGCACTTTTTCTGGAACCTATTCTCACCACAATCCCGCCATGTGCTTACGGCCCGAGTCTAATAATAGTTGGGATGCTGATGATCGCACCGTGCAAGGATCTCATCGTTGACGATATCAGTGAACTTGTTCCAGCATTTTTAGTTATTACTCTAATGAGCTTTACCTACAATCTTGGAACAGGGATGACTGCAGGGTTCATAGCCTATCCATTCATGAAAATAGTTACTGGAAAAACTAAAGAAATCTCTCTGGGGATATGGGTGCTATGCATTCTATCTGTCGTATTTTTTATAACATGTCCGCACTAG
- a CDS encoding GatB/YqeY domain-containing protein has translation MSLIEQVDTDYIAAYKAKDDVKKSVLRHLKTAIKNRMVDSGGEITDEDVLDLVAKQIKQRKDAIEQYESAGRPELAEKEAIEIKALSGYMPPELSTGELEAAVDKAIADLGASSIQDMGKVMQAIMAVHKGQVDGKALSSLVRSRLA, from the coding sequence ATGAGTCTCATTGAACAAGTTGATACAGATTACATCGCGGCCTACAAGGCCAAGGACGATGTTAAAAAGTCTGTCTTGAGGCATCTCAAGACGGCTATAAAAAATCGCATGGTCGACAGCGGTGGTGAAATCACCGATGAAGACGTACTTGATCTTGTTGCAAAACAGATCAAACAGCGCAAGGACGCCATTGAACAGTATGAAAGTGCTGGACGACCTGAGCTGGCCGAGAAAGAGGCTATAGAAATAAAGGCTCTTTCAGGATACATGCCGCCAGAGCTTTCCACTGGAGAACTCGAAGCAGCTGTAGACAAGGCAATTGCCGATCTCGGTGCATCTTCAATTCAGGATATGGGCAAAGTGATGCAAGCCATCATGGCCGTTCATAAAGGACAAGTAGACGGTAAAGCTTTAAGTAGCCTTGTACGTTCTCGTCTTGCCTGA
- a CDS encoding HU family DNA-binding protein — MTKAELVVKIAEKAGMTKADSERCLNYFLDTVEETLVSEGKLTLTGFGTFQVDERKERVGRNPRTGDEIKIPACKVVKFRPGKLLKDAVK, encoded by the coding sequence ATGACAAAGGCTGAACTAGTAGTAAAAATCGCTGAGAAAGCAGGTATGACCAAAGCTGACTCAGAGCGTTGCCTCAACTATTTTCTTGATACAGTTGAAGAAACTCTTGTAAGCGAAGGTAAACTGACTCTTACAGGTTTCGGAACTTTCCAGGTTGATGAAAGAAAAGAACGTGTTGGTCGCAATCCTCGCACTGGCGATGAGATCAAGATTCCAGCATGTAAAGTTGTTAAATTTCGCCCAGGCAAGCTTCTTAAAGACGCTGTAAAATAA
- the rpsU gene encoding 30S ribosomal protein S21 gives MPGVYLEDSDNFEIALRRFKKQVEKAGVLSELKKRQHYEKPSVQRKKKKAAARKRLIKKMRKMSMG, from the coding sequence ATGCCAGGTGTATACCTCGAAGATTCAGACAATTTTGAAATAGCTCTTCGCCGTTTTAAAAAACAGGTCGAAAAAGCTGGAGTTCTTTCCGAACTCAAAAAACGTCAGCACTACGAAAAACCTAGCGTACAGCGCAAGAAGAAAAAAGCTGCAGCACGCAAAAGGTTGATCAAAAAAATGCGCAAAATGTCAATGGGTTAA
- the rsmA gene encoding 16S rRNA (adenine(1518)-N(6)/adenine(1519)-N(6))-dimethyltransferase RsmA codes for MQVRHKAKKSLGQNFLQDDNIARKIVDSLKISEKDSVIEIGPGQGALTKHILEAGPKKLMLIEMDRNLAPALEKEYPAAEVIQQDALKFIWEDLDPEKNWKIIGNLPYNVASKLMWDIAAKSPAVNCVFMVQHEVGLRITADQGSKKYGGISAWIKSYCETQYLFKVPPTVFKPKPKVDSAVIKFYSLPNNEKPSDPEGLAGLIKYCFQYRRKQLGKILKSFVSDSLLQWMEEEGISLKDRPEALSPVQFQGLYNCIKNDFPS; via the coding sequence GTGCAAGTCAGACATAAGGCGAAGAAGAGTTTAGGTCAGAACTTTTTACAAGATGATAATATAGCACGTAAAATTGTTGATAGTCTTAAGATAAGTGAAAAGGATTCTGTTATTGAAATAGGTCCCGGACAGGGGGCTTTGACTAAACATATATTGGAAGCTGGTCCTAAAAAGCTAATGCTGATTGAGATGGATAGGAATCTTGCTCCTGCGCTTGAGAAAGAATATCCGGCAGCAGAAGTGATTCAGCAGGATGCCCTGAAATTTATATGGGAAGATCTAGATCCTGAAAAAAATTGGAAGATTATCGGCAACCTGCCATATAACGTTGCTTCTAAGCTCATGTGGGACATTGCTGCGAAGAGTCCCGCTGTAAATTGCGTGTTCATGGTTCAGCACGAAGTTGGTCTTAGAATTACTGCTGACCAGGGTTCAAAAAAGTACGGCGGCATCAGCGCATGGATTAAAAGTTACTGTGAGACGCAATATCTTTTTAAAGTTCCACCGACCGTTTTTAAGCCAAAACCGAAAGTAGACTCGGCAGTAATAAAATTTTATTCACTGCCGAATAATGAAAAACCCAGTGATCCTGAGGGTCTTGCAGGTCTGATAAAATACTGTTTTCAGTATAGGCGCAAGCAGTTAGGTAAGATACTGAAATCATTCGTTTCTGATTCTTTGTTGCAGTGGATGGAGGAAGAGGGTATTTCGCTCAAAGATCGCCCAGAAGCCTTGTCGCCTGTACAGTTTCAGGGATTATATAATTGCATTAAAAATGATTTTCCCTCTTGA
- a CDS encoding adenine phosphoribosyltransferase: MNLREYIRDVPNFPKEGIVYFDITPLLADPKAFQYTIDMMAEKFSDYKADKIAAAEARGFIFGAPLAYKLGIGFVPIRKPGKLPYDTISVSYDLEYGSDSLSMHVDAVSAGEDVLLIDDVLATGGTAQGMIKLVEKAGGIVSGIGFLTELGFLDGQSKLNGIPNSHLLKL, from the coding sequence ATGAATTTGAGGGAATACATTCGCGATGTACCTAATTTTCCTAAAGAAGGTATCGTATATTTTGACATCACACCGCTTTTAGCAGATCCGAAAGCATTTCAGTACACTATCGATATGATGGCTGAAAAATTCAGCGACTATAAAGCTGACAAAATTGCTGCAGCAGAAGCTAGAGGATTTATCTTCGGCGCACCGCTGGCATATAAACTCGGAATCGGCTTTGTGCCCATCCGTAAGCCAGGCAAACTGCCATACGATACCATTTCCGTAAGTTACGACCTTGAGTACGGTTCAGATAGCCTGAGCATGCATGTTGATGCTGTCAGTGCAGGCGAAGACGTTCTACTCATCGACGATGTTCTAGCCACTGGCGGAACAGCGCAAGGTATGATCAAGCTAGTTGAAAAAGCCGGCGGAATAGTCTCCGGAATAGGATTCCTCACTGAACTAGGATTCCTCGACGGGCAAAGCAAACTGAACGGTATTCCGAACAGTCACCTTCTCAAGCTTTAA
- the mtnP gene encoding S-methyl-5'-thioadenosine phosphorylase, protein MAVIGIIGGSGLDNPDIIKNAKDTKVTNKWGEPSSPIKSGTIAGAEVHIIGRHGREHTIPPTFVNNRANIQALKDLGCDYILATTAVGSLREEIDRGHLVIIDQFIDFTRNRALTFHETFEPHAPAHTPMADPFDNFLREKMMTSCAELGIRTHDKGTVVTIEGPRFSTRAESHMFRAWGADIINMSTAPEAALANEAGIPYAAVAMSTDYDCWKTDEEPVTWDDILKIFQENAEKVTSMLVKTIEQLS, encoded by the coding sequence ATGGCAGTAATAGGCATAATCGGCGGCAGTGGACTGGACAATCCTGACATTATCAAGAATGCGAAAGATACCAAAGTTACAAATAAATGGGGCGAACCAAGCTCACCCATCAAATCAGGTACAATCGCAGGAGCAGAAGTTCACATCATAGGCCGACACGGCAGAGAACACACCATTCCACCTACTTTCGTAAATAACCGAGCAAATATTCAGGCCCTCAAAGATTTAGGTTGTGACTACATTCTTGCTACAACAGCAGTAGGATCTCTTAGAGAAGAAATTGACCGCGGCCACCTTGTTATCATCGATCAGTTCATCGATTTTACCCGTAATCGCGCCCTCACATTTCATGAAACTTTCGAGCCGCATGCTCCTGCACATACTCCAATGGCTGACCCGTTTGATAATTTTTTGCGCGAAAAGATGATGACATCATGTGCCGAGCTTGGCATCAGAACACACGACAAAGGAACCGTTGTCACCATCGAGGGACCACGTTTCTCAACTCGCGCAGAATCCCATATGTTTCGTGCATGGGGCGCAGATATCATCAACATGAGTACCGCTCCTGAAGCAGCTTTAGCTAACGAAGCCGGAATTCCATACGCAGCCGTGGCGATGTCCACAGACTACGATTGCTGGAAAACGGATGAAGAGCCAGTAACATGGGATGACATTCTCAAAATATTTCAGGAAAATGCTGAAAAAGTTACTTCAATGCTGGTCAAAACAATTGAACAGTTAAGCTAG